One Bombus pyrosoma isolate SC7728 linkage group LG11, ASM1482585v1, whole genome shotgun sequence DNA segment encodes these proteins:
- the LOC122573111 gene encoding protein-L-histidine N-pros-methyltransferase isoform X2: MAGADVPVPRCTCNVKDLTTCSTVNQDSPTSRAIRSYRPHGSLARLLYDKQKADEQLEAYDKTQWYKVDRTKIREDLLRLWIPLGTGLQHDQPDKTAEMFLTKSIERSDSLPLQVWHSLARSALSWFISRTSINGLLGRGSMHVFSCEQFQKFMAASGFTGPWHSLVDLGAGDGATTAHVAHLFEKVYATDISAPMRWALARRKFTVLDVEKWHESGPFNVILCLNLLDRCDRPNTLLRRLKSSLAPGGRLVVALVLPFSPYVEVGERGDHKPSEYLPVKGNGLEGQIASLVDRVFAPLSLRCLVWSKLPYLCEGDLGQAYYFLDDVIFVLEAQPDTSRYSASEWMDTEPFEKECPNVFKQQTYQERKCNTGLCGIFNDGRLGGR; encoded by the exons ATGGCGGGTGCGGACGTGCCTGTACCACGGTGCACCTGCAACGTCAAGGATTTGACTACCTGTTCCACTGTCAATCAGGATTCACCCACGAGTAGAGCCATAAGAAGTTATAGACCACATGGGAGCCTCGCCAGATTACTTTATGATAAGCAGAAGGCGGATGAACAGCTCGAAGCGTACGACAAAACTCAG TGGTACAAAGTAGACAGAACGAAAATCCGGGAAGATTTGCTGCGTTTATGGATTCCCCTTGGAACAGGACTCCAGCACGATCAACCCGACAAAACCGCCGAAATGTTCCTAACGAAATCCATCGAGAGATCGGACTCTTTACCATTGCAAGTCTGGCATTCTCTGGCAAGATCTGCTCTGTCCTGGTTCATCAGCCGAACTTCCATAAACGG GTTGCTGGGCCGCGGCTCCATGCATGTCTTTTCCTGCGAacagtttcaaaaatttatggCAGCGAGCGGCTTTACAGGGCCGTGGCATTCGTTGGTGGATTTAGGAGCTGGCGACGGTGCCACCACTGCTCATGTAGCCCACCTCTTTGAAAAAGTTTACGCCACAGACATATCAGCACCGATGAGATGGGCTCTGGCTAGAAGGAAGTTCAC GGTGCTGGACGTAGAAAAATGGCACGAAAGCGGTCCATTCAACGTAATCCTCTGCCTGAATCTGTTGGATCGTTGCGATCGACCTAATACTCTACTTCGCCGTCTGAAATCATCTTTGGCTCCGGGTGGACGTCTGGTCGTAGCGCTGGTTCTTCCCTTCAGCCCTTACGTGGAAGTTGGTGAAAGGGGTGACCACAAACCGTCAGAATATCTACCAGTAAAAGGGAACGGTCTAGAAGGTCAAATAGCCAGCCTCGTCGACAGAGTTTTCGCACCATTGAGCCTAAGGTGTCTCGTATGGAGTAAACTGCCTTACCTCTGCGAGGGAGACCTCGGCCAGGCGTATTACTTTCTCGACGACGTAATATTCGTGCTAGAGGCACAGCCA GATACCTCGCGATACTCAGCTTCCGAATGGATGGATACAGAACCGTTTGAAAAAGAATGCCCGAACGTGTTCAAACAACAGACTTATCAAGAACGGAAATGTAATACAG
- the LOC122573111 gene encoding protein-L-histidine N-pros-methyltransferase isoform X1, with protein sequence MAGADVPVPRCTCNVKDLTTCSTVNQDSPTSRAIRSYRPHGSLARLLYDKQKADEQLEAYDKTQWYKVDRTKIREDLLRLWIPLGTGLQHDQPDKTAEMFLTKSIERSDSLPLQVWHSLARSALSWFISRTSINGLLGRGSMHVFSCEQFQKFMAASGFTGPWHSLVDLGAGDGATTAHVAHLFEKVYATDISAPMRWALARRKFTVLDVEKWHESGPFNVILCLNLLDRCDRPNTLLRRLKSSLAPGGRLVVALVLPFSPYVEVGERGDHKPSEYLPVKGNGLEGQIASLVDRVFAPLSLRCLVWSKLPYLCEGDLGQAYYFLDDVIFVLEAQPDTSRYSASEWMDTEPFEKECPNVFKQQTYQERKCNTDCMCCSVYNILCAKCG encoded by the exons ATGGCGGGTGCGGACGTGCCTGTACCACGGTGCACCTGCAACGTCAAGGATTTGACTACCTGTTCCACTGTCAATCAGGATTCACCCACGAGTAGAGCCATAAGAAGTTATAGACCACATGGGAGCCTCGCCAGATTACTTTATGATAAGCAGAAGGCGGATGAACAGCTCGAAGCGTACGACAAAACTCAG TGGTACAAAGTAGACAGAACGAAAATCCGGGAAGATTTGCTGCGTTTATGGATTCCCCTTGGAACAGGACTCCAGCACGATCAACCCGACAAAACCGCCGAAATGTTCCTAACGAAATCCATCGAGAGATCGGACTCTTTACCATTGCAAGTCTGGCATTCTCTGGCAAGATCTGCTCTGTCCTGGTTCATCAGCCGAACTTCCATAAACGG GTTGCTGGGCCGCGGCTCCATGCATGTCTTTTCCTGCGAacagtttcaaaaatttatggCAGCGAGCGGCTTTACAGGGCCGTGGCATTCGTTGGTGGATTTAGGAGCTGGCGACGGTGCCACCACTGCTCATGTAGCCCACCTCTTTGAAAAAGTTTACGCCACAGACATATCAGCACCGATGAGATGGGCTCTGGCTAGAAGGAAGTTCAC GGTGCTGGACGTAGAAAAATGGCACGAAAGCGGTCCATTCAACGTAATCCTCTGCCTGAATCTGTTGGATCGTTGCGATCGACCTAATACTCTACTTCGCCGTCTGAAATCATCTTTGGCTCCGGGTGGACGTCTGGTCGTAGCGCTGGTTCTTCCCTTCAGCCCTTACGTGGAAGTTGGTGAAAGGGGTGACCACAAACCGTCAGAATATCTACCAGTAAAAGGGAACGGTCTAGAAGGTCAAATAGCCAGCCTCGTCGACAGAGTTTTCGCACCATTGAGCCTAAGGTGTCTCGTATGGAGTAAACTGCCTTACCTCTGCGAGGGAGACCTCGGCCAGGCGTATTACTTTCTCGACGACGTAATATTCGTGCTAGAGGCACAGCCA GATACCTCGCGATACTCAGCTTCCGAATGGATGGATACAGAACCGTTTGAAAAAGAATGCCCGAACGTGTTCAAACAACAGACTTATCAAGAACGGAAATGTAATACAG ATTGCATGTGTTGCTCAGTGTATAACATTCTGTGTGCCAAATGTGGATGA
- the LOC122573111 gene encoding protein-L-histidine N-pros-methyltransferase isoform X3, translating into MAGADVPVPRCTCNVKDLTTCSTVNQDSPTSRAIRSYRPHGSLARLLYDKQKADEQLEAYDKTQWYKVDRTKIREDLLRLWIPLGTGLQHDQPDKTAEMFLTKSIERSDSLPLQVWHSLARSALSWFISRTSINGLLGRGSMHVFSCEQFQKFMAASGFTGPWHSLVDLGAGDGATTAHVAHLFEKVYATDISAPMRWALARRKFTVLDVEKWHESGPFNVILCLNLLDRCDRPNTLLRRLKSSLAPGGRLVVALVLPFSPYVEVGERGDHKPSEYLPVKGNGLEGQIASLVDRVFAPLSLRCLVWSKLPYLCEGDLGQAYYFLDDVIFVLEAQPDTSRYSASEWMDTEPFEKECPNVFKQQTYQERKCNTA; encoded by the exons ATGGCGGGTGCGGACGTGCCTGTACCACGGTGCACCTGCAACGTCAAGGATTTGACTACCTGTTCCACTGTCAATCAGGATTCACCCACGAGTAGAGCCATAAGAAGTTATAGACCACATGGGAGCCTCGCCAGATTACTTTATGATAAGCAGAAGGCGGATGAACAGCTCGAAGCGTACGACAAAACTCAG TGGTACAAAGTAGACAGAACGAAAATCCGGGAAGATTTGCTGCGTTTATGGATTCCCCTTGGAACAGGACTCCAGCACGATCAACCCGACAAAACCGCCGAAATGTTCCTAACGAAATCCATCGAGAGATCGGACTCTTTACCATTGCAAGTCTGGCATTCTCTGGCAAGATCTGCTCTGTCCTGGTTCATCAGCCGAACTTCCATAAACGG GTTGCTGGGCCGCGGCTCCATGCATGTCTTTTCCTGCGAacagtttcaaaaatttatggCAGCGAGCGGCTTTACAGGGCCGTGGCATTCGTTGGTGGATTTAGGAGCTGGCGACGGTGCCACCACTGCTCATGTAGCCCACCTCTTTGAAAAAGTTTACGCCACAGACATATCAGCACCGATGAGATGGGCTCTGGCTAGAAGGAAGTTCAC GGTGCTGGACGTAGAAAAATGGCACGAAAGCGGTCCATTCAACGTAATCCTCTGCCTGAATCTGTTGGATCGTTGCGATCGACCTAATACTCTACTTCGCCGTCTGAAATCATCTTTGGCTCCGGGTGGACGTCTGGTCGTAGCGCTGGTTCTTCCCTTCAGCCCTTACGTGGAAGTTGGTGAAAGGGGTGACCACAAACCGTCAGAATATCTACCAGTAAAAGGGAACGGTCTAGAAGGTCAAATAGCCAGCCTCGTCGACAGAGTTTTCGCACCATTGAGCCTAAGGTGTCTCGTATGGAGTAAACTGCCTTACCTCTGCGAGGGAGACCTCGGCCAGGCGTATTACTTTCTCGACGACGTAATATTCGTGCTAGAGGCACAGCCA GATACCTCGCGATACTCAGCTTCCGAATGGATGGATACAGAACCGTTTGAAAAAGAATGCCCGAACGTGTTCAAACAACAGACTTATCAAGAACGGAAATGTAATACAG